One stretch of Muribaculum intestinale DNA includes these proteins:
- a CDS encoding AAA family ATPase has protein sequence MILRAPFENIYSFKEETSISFVAGKGAVHPAHVSRAPKRDDISALKIISSSTPGRTALVAAPESNECFFFDFKEDGTYTIYKQKAVHRNDADDEVVFEMNEESDGSIRLLDFIPMLIDLGQNEVDYMIDELDRSMHPLLSQKLIECYLHELSSERDTQLIISTHECNLLNLDMIRSDEVWFVEKDKDGASRLVSLAEHKPRENVQKGYLQGRYSAFAGTI, from the coding sequence ATGATTCTTAGAGCCCCATTTGAAAACATATACTCTTTCAAGGAAGAGACTTCAATCAGTTTCGTTGCCGGAAAGGGAGCGGTTCACCCTGCTCATGTCAGCAGGGCGCCGAAACGTGACGATATATCAGCGTTGAAAATCATTAGCAGCTCAACTCCGGGACGTACGGCTTTGGTGGCGGCTCCTGAAAGTAACGAGTGCTTCTTCTTTGATTTCAAAGAGGACGGCACATACACCATATACAAGCAGAAGGCGGTACACCGCAATGATGCGGATGACGAGGTCGTTTTTGAAATGAACGAGGAATCCGACGGTTCAATCAGGCTTCTTGATTTCATCCCCATGCTTATCGACTTGGGGCAGAATGAAGTGGACTATATGATTGACGAGCTTGACCGCAGTATGCACCCCCTGTTGTCGCAAAAACTTATAGAGTGCTATCTCCACGAACTTTCATCGGAAAGAGATACTCAGCTTATAATATCCACACATGAATGTAATCTTCTCAATCTTGACATGATTCGCTCCGATGAGGTCTGGTTTGTAGAGAAAGACAAGGACGGAGCATCCCGCCTTGTGTCTCTTGCAGAGCATAAGCCCCGTGAAAATGTGCAGAAAGGATATTTGCAGGGACGATATAGTGCATTTGCAGGGACGATATAG
- a CDS encoding ATP-binding protein — MKFYDREIETETLRRIETTSREYAQMTVITGRRRIGKTTLIKHAYEGKEMIYFFVARKSEALLCQELSDTMRDVLGEDLGDFSSMARLFASIMQIAKRRHFTLVFDEFQNFKYVNESFFSEMQNVWDSNKNEARINLVVCGSLYSMMTKIFDDKKEPLYGRATSRIRLREFPLSTLREIMRDNNPDYTPDDLLAMYMITGGVAKYVEQLHMQKAFTKEKIIESVLSFGSYFIDEGKELLSDEFGKDYGNYFSILSAIAGGFNERGEIKSYTGVEAGGYLDKLENIYDLVYRYRPYLASENSRNVKYGIKDNFLNFWFRFIYKYRSAVEIGNLAYVKGKVLADYSTFSGWILERWFRQTYRETGLYNIVTNYWEKDGNNEIDLIAVNEADCEIVIGEVKRNPRRIDLHGLEHKAQNIITKRKGWRIEYAALSLEDMGH; from the coding sequence ATGAAATTCTACGACAGAGAGATAGAGACTGAGACATTGAGGCGTATAGAGACGACATCCAGGGAATACGCCCAGATGACCGTCATAACCGGACGAAGACGTATCGGAAAGACAACGCTTATAAAACACGCCTACGAAGGCAAAGAGATGATATATTTCTTTGTGGCGCGTAAGAGCGAGGCTTTATTGTGTCAGGAACTCTCCGACACGATGCGTGATGTGCTTGGCGAGGATTTGGGCGACTTTTCAAGTATGGCCCGATTGTTCGCGTCTATCATGCAGATTGCCAAGCGTCGGCATTTCACACTCGTTTTTGACGAGTTTCAGAATTTCAAATATGTCAACGAGTCATTTTTCAGTGAGATGCAGAATGTGTGGGACAGCAACAAGAATGAGGCACGTATAAATCTGGTAGTATGTGGCTCATTGTATTCAATGATGACAAAGATATTCGATGATAAAAAGGAACCTCTTTACGGCAGGGCAACCTCACGCATCCGTCTTCGTGAATTTCCACTTTCAACACTTCGTGAGATAATGCGGGACAATAATCCCGATTACACCCCCGATGACCTGCTTGCAATGTATATGATTACGGGAGGAGTTGCAAAATATGTGGAACAGCTCCATATGCAGAAGGCATTCACAAAAGAGAAGATAATAGAATCCGTACTGTCATTCGGCTCCTACTTCATTGACGAGGGAAAGGAGCTGCTCTCCGATGAGTTCGGCAAAGACTATGGTAATTACTTTTCCATTCTGTCTGCAATCGCCGGAGGCTTCAATGAACGCGGAGAAATCAAATCCTATACCGGCGTGGAAGCGGGAGGCTATCTCGACAAGCTGGAGAATATCTATGATCTTGTGTATCGTTACCGACCTTATCTCGCAAGTGAGAACAGTCGCAATGTAAAATACGGTATCAAGGACAACTTCCTCAATTTCTGGTTCAGATTCATATATAAATACCGGAGTGCAGTGGAGATTGGAAATCTTGCCTATGTAAAGGGAAAGGTGCTTGCCGACTATTCTACCTTCTCGGGGTGGATTCTTGAACGCTGGTTCAGGCAGACGTACCGTGAGACAGGTCTCTATAACATTGTGACAAACTATTGGGAGAAAGACGGCAACAATGAGATTGACCTTATCGCTGTCAACGAGGCTGACTGTGAGATTGTAATCGGTGAAGTCAAGCGTAATCCACGACGTATCGACCTGCATGGTCTGGAACATAAAGCCCAGAATATCATAACAAAGCGCAAAGGCTGGCGCATCGAATATGCTGCCCTGTCTCTTGAAGACATGGGACACTGA
- a CDS encoding HD domain-containing protein, which produces MKPVSQEVIDYVENEIIPRYAAFDKAHQESHVRMVIEQSIKLAEHTPAMNSDMVYIIAAFHDHGLINGRENHHKDSCTILEADEFVKSHFTRKQIVTMGRAVEDHRASNQKKPRNGYGMIVAEADRFIEADTIIRRTIQYGLANYPKLDKAGHYQRTIEHLNEKYGPKGYLKIWIPWSDNARNLKKLHVLLADKKKLEDIFNRIFDEEKE; this is translated from the coding sequence TTGAAACCGGTGTCTCAGGAGGTCATAGACTATGTTGAGAATGAGATAATCCCCCGCTATGCCGCCTTTGACAAGGCGCATCAGGAGAGCCATGTCCGTATGGTCATTGAGCAGAGTATAAAACTCGCCGAACATACACCGGCTATGAATTCCGATATGGTCTATATCATAGCGGCGTTTCATGACCACGGTCTTATCAATGGCAGGGAAAATCATCACAAGGACTCCTGCACGATACTCGAAGCGGACGAGTTTGTGAAGTCGCACTTCACCCGCAAGCAGATTGTGACTATGGGTCGTGCCGTTGAAGACCACCGTGCATCGAATCAGAAGAAGCCTCGCAACGGTTACGGAATGATTGTAGCGGAGGCCGACCGCTTCATCGAGGCAGACACGATAATCCGAAGAACTATTCAATATGGTCTTGCAAATTATCCCAAACTCGACAAAGCCGGACACTATCAACGGACAATCGAGCACCTCAACGAGAAGTACGGTCCGAAGGGTTATCTGAAAATATGGATACCGTGGAGCGACAACGCCAGGAACCTGAAGAAACTTCATGTGCTACTCGCCGACAAGAAGAAACTTGAAGATATTTTCAACCGAATTTTCGATGAAGAAAAAGAGTAA
- a CDS encoding helix-turn-helix domain-containing protein, producing the protein MSSNIEIIKKCKWCGKEFVARKTTTEYCSHRCSGLAYKERKRQAKLSEFKAEYSTQIEGKIEIEKLEFLSPTQVCRLLGVSRATAYRYFADNAIATVQFKGKTLVRRQDIDQLFEKGHKYLKREKPVREPITEFYTSKEVQEKFGVSNSGMYKIAECEGWPKTQSRGKTLWSRSHVDRYFANQQPKEEINEWYTAADIQAAYGMTLSAIYTLVSKEGIPKKKHGNYVMYSKYHFDLAKGTTAPKEPEYYTYPEAMEKYGLTRDQLHHYLKYHNITRVKKGKYTLILCSELDSLLGSPEI; encoded by the coding sequence ATGAGCAGTAATATTGAAATCATCAAAAAATGTAAGTGGTGTGGCAAAGAATTTGTCGCACGAAAGACTACCACGGAATACTGTAGCCACAGATGTTCCGGGCTCGCCTATAAGGAGAGAAAACGGCAAGCGAAACTCAGCGAGTTCAAGGCGGAATACTCAACCCAGATTGAAGGTAAGATAGAAATTGAGAAACTTGAGTTCCTTTCCCCCACTCAGGTATGCCGATTGCTTGGAGTCAGCCGGGCTACTGCATACCGATACTTTGCCGACAACGCTATCGCAACCGTGCAGTTCAAAGGAAAAACGCTGGTACGACGGCAGGACATTGACCAACTGTTCGAGAAAGGTCATAAGTATCTCAAACGAGAAAAGCCGGTACGGGAGCCCATCACTGAGTTCTACACATCGAAGGAGGTGCAGGAAAAATTCGGAGTGTCAAACTCCGGGATGTATAAGATTGCGGAATGTGAGGGCTGGCCGAAGACTCAGAGCCGAGGAAAGACTCTTTGGAGCCGAAGCCATGTTGACCGCTACTTTGCCAATCAGCAGCCGAAGGAGGAAATCAACGAGTGGTACACCGCGGCTGATATTCAAGCCGCCTATGGAATGACGCTATCGGCAATCTATACTCTCGTATCAAAGGAGGGAATCCCGAAAAAAAAGCATGGCAACTATGTGATGTATTCAAAGTATCACTTCGATTTGGCGAAGGGTACGACCGCGCCAAAGGAGCCGGAATATTACACCTATCCAGAGGCAATGGAGAAGTATGGGCTGACACGCGACCAACTCCACCACTATCTGAAATACCACAACATCACTCGTGTGAAGAAAGGAAAATACACTCTCATACTCTGCTCGGAACTTGATTCTCTCCTCGGTTCTCCGGAGATTTAA